A single genomic interval of candidate division KSB1 bacterium harbors:
- the tyrS gene encoding tyrosine--tRNA ligase: MAAKANAYDVLKERGFVQQVTDEEGLRELFAHTVVTAYIGFDPTADSLHVGSLMPIMGLVHLQRCGHRPIVVIGGGTALVGDPSGKTEMRQMLSREQIAANAERIRAQIARFVDLAGDRGIVVDNSEWLVPLNYIDFLREIGRHFSVNRMLAAEAYRIRLETGLSFLEFNYQLLQAYDYLVLYRRYGCRLQMGGDDQWGNIVAGIDLIRRLEGVETYGLTFPLLTTASGQKMGKTAKGAVWLDPQKTSPYDFYQYWINTDDRDVERFLSYFTLLPMEEVKRLGALQGEELREAKEVLAFEVTRLTHGEEEARRAREAARAAFYGAGDISALPTTAIPGEVLRVGLPMVDLLLRAGLVKSKSEARRLIQQGGAYINGERVDDVERIVSERDLIDGSLILRAGKKRYHRIVTER; this comes from the coding sequence ATGGCAGCGAAGGCGAACGCATACGACGTACTGAAAGAGCGAGGCTTCGTCCAGCAGGTCACGGACGAAGAGGGACTAAGGGAGCTGTTCGCCCACACGGTGGTGACGGCCTACATTGGCTTTGATCCTACGGCTGATAGTCTCCACGTCGGAAGCCTGATGCCCATCATGGGCCTGGTGCACCTTCAGCGCTGCGGCCATCGGCCCATCGTGGTAATCGGCGGCGGGACAGCATTGGTAGGCGACCCGAGCGGGAAGACAGAAATGCGGCAGATGTTGTCGCGAGAACAGATCGCGGCCAATGCCGAGCGCATCAGGGCCCAGATCGCCCGCTTTGTGGATCTGGCAGGAGACAGGGGGATCGTCGTAGACAACTCGGAGTGGCTGGTACCATTGAACTACATCGACTTTCTGCGGGAGATCGGACGCCACTTCAGCGTAAACCGAATGCTGGCTGCTGAAGCCTACCGAATCCGCTTGGAGACCGGCCTCTCCTTTCTCGAGTTCAACTACCAGTTGCTGCAGGCCTACGACTATCTGGTCCTTTACCGGCGCTACGGGTGCCGGTTGCAAATGGGGGGCGATGACCAGTGGGGCAACATCGTGGCGGGAATCGACCTGATCCGCCGCCTCGAAGGGGTTGAAACGTACGGTCTCACCTTTCCCCTGCTCACGACGGCTTCGGGCCAAAAGATGGGGAAAACCGCAAAGGGCGCCGTATGGCTCGACCCGCAGAAGACGAGTCCCTACGACTTCTACCAGTACTGGATCAATACGGACGACAGGGACGTAGAGCGTTTCCTATCGTATTTTACTCTTCTGCCGATGGAGGAGGTAAAGAGGCTGGGTGCTCTCCAGGGGGAGGAGTTGCGCGAGGCAAAAGAGGTGCTGGCCTTTGAGGTCACCAGGCTGACCCACGGCGAGGAGGAGGCGCGCAGGGCTCGGGAAGCGGCGCGCGCCGCGTTTTACGGAGCAGGCGACATTTCAGCTCTACCTACCACGGCCATCCCCGGCGAGGTGTTGCGGGTGGGACTCCCGATGGTGGATCTCCTCCTGCGAGCGGGCCTGGTGAAGTCGAAAAGCGAGGCGAGGCGGCTGATCCAGCAGGGCGGAGCCTACATCAACGGCGAGCGCGTGGATGATGTGGAGCGGATTGTGAGCGAGAGAGACCTTATCGATGGCAGCCTCATTCTCCGCGCCGGGAAAAAGAGATACCATCGCATTGTGACTGAGAGATAA
- the smpB gene encoding SsrA-binding protein SmpB, with translation MSEVEKTVVTNRKARHFYDILETIEAGIVLQGTEVKSLRQGKANIGDAYARIRNGEVWLEDAHISPYEHGTAYNHDPMRPRKLLLHKREIKRLVGKVQEKGLTLIPLRIYFKRGRAKVELALARGKKIFDRREAIKRRDQQRELEAALRGKTRW, from the coding sequence TTGAGCGAAGTTGAGAAGACCGTAGTAACCAATCGCAAGGCCCGGCACTTCTACGATATCCTCGAAACCATCGAGGCGGGGATCGTTCTCCAGGGCACCGAGGTGAAGTCCCTACGCCAAGGCAAGGCCAACATCGGCGATGCCTATGCCCGCATCCGGAATGGCGAGGTCTGGCTTGAGGACGCGCACATCAGCCCGTACGAGCACGGAACGGCCTACAATCACGATCCGATGAGGCCTCGCAAACTCTTGCTTCACAAGCGGGAGATCAAACGCCTCGTAGGGAAGGTACAGGAAAAAGGGCTCACGCTGATTCCGCTCCGCATCTATTTCAAGCGGGGCAGGGCCAAAGTGGAACTGGCGCTGGCCAGGGGCAAGAAGATTTTCGATCGGAGGGAGGCGATCAAACGGCGGGATCAGCAGCGGGAGCTCGAAGCGGCCTTGCGGGGCAAGACCCGGTGGTGA
- a CDS encoding RraA family protein gives MDRASVSTEVIEKLRQYSTPTVSNVIELFDLRPSDEGFLTGEIRALTSAAERPSVGFAVTATVRTSTVPHTDERETPLEQHLRRLQEVEWPRIVVFQDLDVPPRAATFGECMAAAYTAMGCVAVISSGFVRDIDELERRQFPVYARGMVASHGLFRLIEVMGPIEVGNARISSGTLLHGDRNGVVIVPREIAHWVAAGCEDFVRLEAEFQRQFDSHGRAVDAERVFRMLQERKEALRTRLVNLWRRRRYPDLSRPVLDW, from the coding sequence ATGGACCGAGCGTCGGTCAGTACAGAGGTCATCGAGAAACTCCGACAGTACAGTACGCCCACGGTAAGCAACGTCATTGAGCTCTTCGACCTTCGGCCCAGCGATGAGGGGTTTCTGACGGGAGAGATCCGGGCCCTCACGTCCGCTGCGGAAAGACCGAGTGTCGGGTTCGCGGTGACTGCCACGGTCCGCACTTCAACGGTACCCCACACGGACGAGCGGGAGACCCCGCTGGAGCAGCATCTTCGTCGGCTCCAGGAGGTGGAGTGGCCGAGAATCGTCGTCTTTCAAGACCTTGACGTGCCGCCCCGGGCCGCCACGTTCGGGGAGTGCATGGCCGCGGCCTACACGGCTATGGGCTGTGTGGCGGTGATTAGCTCGGGCTTCGTTCGCGACATAGACGAGCTTGAGCGCCGGCAATTCCCCGTGTACGCGCGGGGTATGGTCGCCTCCCACGGCCTTTTCCGTTTGATCGAGGTAATGGGGCCCATCGAGGTGGGGAACGCCCGTATCTCGTCGGGAACGCTCCTGCACGGCGACCGCAACGGGGTAGTGATCGTCCCACGCGAGATCGCGCATTGGGTGGCGGCCGGCTGCGAGGACTTCGTACGGCTGGAGGCGGAATTTCAGCGACAGTTCGATTCCCACGGACGGGCGGTGGACGCGGAACGCGTGTTCCGCATGCTGCAGGAGCGGAAGGAAGCCCTGCGAACCCGCCTCGTGAACCTGTGGCGCAGGAGGCGATACCCCGATCTCTCCCGTCCGGTCTTGGATTGGTAG
- a CDS encoding carbohydrate binding family 9 domain-containing protein, whose product MDGTRRKFGVAILLLAVGLPTAFAQAPKSYRAERVRDGSIRVDGQIEPAWLSAPLASDFVQQRPDEGQPPTQPTAFRVMYDDRMLYVLVRAYDSEPDKIMARLARRDNTEVPYDFVAVAIDSYFDRNTAFVFGVSAAGAKVDIHMSQNGQKEDIGWDAVWYAATAIDDSGWVAEFGIPFSQLRYSSHRTQTWGFNVLRNVQRRNEEQHWSLIPRNANGVVSYFGRLEGLEDLPRVRGLEVLPYVRSSRTFPYREAGNPFRSGPYNSGALGLDARYAIGSNLSLNLALHPDFGEVEADPSEFNLTAYETYFREKRPFFLEGADIFHYSLGVGDGNMSQEGLFYTRRIGRSPQVDPEVPDGAFVKTPSAAPILLAAKLSGRTPTGWSIGVLDAFTQPAEAEIRQGAHSERQIVEPAANHFVARVRKEANQGRTMVGGIATHLWRDLREPRLQILNREALTGGVDFIHRWHGDDWQVEFALAGSEVRGSREAIQRVQTSSARYFQRPDAPHVRFDSARTSLAGYAGKLFAGKFGGRWRGGVGSVFRSPGFESNDLGFLREADQIVGFGFVGFVQNEPGRLFRRYSIFSNTWHARTFGNERLTTGGNVNFFFQFLNYWGFYGGHEFDLQRKSTSLLRGGPSVLMGDDLDYWFGIVSDSRKRVFGRAHLFHGTESDGSYNWNLSGDLQFQASSRLQVSVSPSYSWGLNRLQYVETRSDPQGNDEYILARLKRKTVALTTRLDLTLTPELSLQLYAMPYITSGHYDEFKRVADPHAARFEERYEPTSYEDPPHFKFEELRSNLVLRWEYRPGSTLYLVWSQGRSALRQDGSLYPMADLQDLLDAPGDHVLLLKVSYWFSM is encoded by the coding sequence ATGGATGGGACGCGTCGCAAATTCGGGGTAGCGATCCTCCTCCTTGCAGTCGGATTGCCCACTGCGTTCGCGCAGGCGCCGAAGAGCTATCGGGCAGAACGGGTGCGGGACGGTTCCATTCGTGTGGACGGACAGATTGAGCCGGCGTGGCTTTCGGCGCCGCTCGCCAGCGATTTTGTCCAACAGCGACCTGACGAAGGACAACCTCCCACCCAGCCTACTGCCTTTCGGGTGATGTACGATGACCGCATGCTCTACGTGCTTGTCCGGGCCTACGACTCGGAGCCGGATAAGATCATGGCCCGTCTGGCTCGACGCGACAACACGGAAGTGCCCTACGACTTCGTCGCAGTGGCGATTGACAGCTATTTCGATCGCAATACAGCGTTCGTCTTTGGGGTCAGCGCAGCGGGTGCCAAGGTCGACATTCACATGTCGCAGAATGGCCAGAAAGAGGACATTGGCTGGGACGCTGTCTGGTACGCAGCCACGGCTATCGACGATAGCGGCTGGGTGGCGGAGTTTGGCATTCCTTTCTCCCAGCTCCGCTACTCCTCCCATCGCACCCAAACGTGGGGATTCAATGTCCTGCGGAACGTCCAGAGACGGAACGAAGAGCAACACTGGAGCTTGATTCCGCGCAACGCCAATGGGGTTGTATCCTATTTTGGACGCCTGGAGGGGCTGGAAGACCTGCCCAGGGTCCGGGGCCTGGAAGTGCTCCCGTACGTCCGGTCTTCCCGGACCTTTCCCTATCGAGAAGCAGGGAATCCCTTCCGCAGCGGACCCTATAACAGCGGAGCGCTGGGACTGGACGCCCGCTATGCCATCGGCAGCAACCTCTCGCTTAACCTTGCGCTCCATCCTGATTTCGGCGAGGTTGAGGCCGATCCCTCGGAGTTCAACCTGACGGCCTACGAAACGTACTTCCGGGAGAAGCGGCCCTTTTTCCTCGAAGGGGCGGACATTTTTCACTACAGTTTGGGTGTGGGCGACGGCAACATGTCGCAGGAGGGTCTTTTCTACACACGCCGCATCGGACGATCTCCTCAGGTAGACCCCGAAGTGCCGGACGGGGCATTCGTGAAAACGCCGTCCGCCGCACCGATCTTGCTCGCGGCGAAATTAAGCGGGCGCACCCCGACCGGATGGTCGATTGGGGTGCTGGACGCCTTCACGCAGCCTGCGGAAGCGGAAATCCGCCAAGGCGCGCACTCGGAGCGGCAAATCGTCGAACCGGCAGCCAATCATTTCGTGGCTCGAGTCCGGAAAGAGGCCAACCAGGGTCGGACGATGGTGGGAGGTATTGCCACCCACCTGTGGCGGGACCTCCGGGAGCCGCGGCTTCAAATCTTGAACCGGGAAGCCCTAACTGGAGGAGTGGACTTCATCCACCGGTGGCACGGCGACGACTGGCAGGTCGAGTTCGCCCTGGCAGGTTCGGAAGTACGCGGCAGCCGTGAGGCGATCCAGCGGGTCCAGACCTCTTCGGCAAGGTACTTCCAGCGGCCTGACGCTCCGCACGTGCGGTTCGACTCCGCGCGAACCTCCCTCGCGGGCTACGCCGGGAAGCTCTTCGCAGGCAAATTTGGGGGACGGTGGCGAGGAGGTGTCGGTAGTGTGTTCCGCAGCCCAGGCTTCGAAAGCAATGACCTCGGGTTCCTGCGCGAGGCAGATCAGATTGTAGGCTTCGGCTTCGTCGGGTTCGTCCAGAACGAGCCGGGACGCCTGTTCCGCCGCTACAGTATTTTCAGCAATACTTGGCACGCACGTACCTTCGGCAACGAACGCCTCACCACGGGGGGTAACGTGAACTTCTTCTTCCAGTTCCTGAACTACTGGGGCTTTTACGGAGGGCATGAGTTCGATCTCCAGAGGAAAAGCACCTCTCTTCTGAGAGGCGGTCCCTCCGTCCTGATGGGGGATGATCTCGACTACTGGTTCGGAATCGTTAGCGATAGCCGGAAGAGAGTTTTCGGCCGGGCCCACCTCTTTCACGGCACAGAGAGCGACGGTTCGTACAATTGGAATCTCTCGGGAGACTTGCAGTTCCAGGCGTCAAGCCGCCTTCAGGTCAGTGTTTCGCCCAGCTATTCCTGGGGCCTCAACCGCTTGCAATACGTCGAAACCCGCTCTGACCCCCAGGGCAACGATGAGTACATCCTCGCGCGCCTCAAGCGGAAGACGGTAGCCCTGACCACACGACTCGACCTGACGCTCACTCCCGAGCTTTCCCTGCAGCTCTACGCCATGCCTTACATCACCTCGGGCCATTATGACGAGTTCAAACGCGTCGCCGACCCGCACGCAGCCCGTTTCGAGGAGCGCTATGAGCCCACAAGCTACGAGGATCCCCCTCACTTCAAATTTGAAGAGCTACGCAGCAATCTCGTACTGCGCTGGGAATACCGGCCAGGCTCTACGCTGTACCTCGTGTGGTCTCAGGGGCGCTCTGCCCTTCGGCAAGACGGCTCCCTTTACCCCATGGCCGACCTTCAAGACTTGCTGGATGCCCCCGGTGACCACGTGCTCCTACTTAAGGTGAGTTACTGGTTCAGCATGTGA
- a CDS encoding amidohydrolase — protein sequence MRRRKSAGTWVLMIATLIAILPGLWLIKYYRDRFVQPSEWPRIDQFHPKTLIHVRQTTILRARYPVFDTHVHLACSHLTAHELEAIMDSCGVVRVLNLEINGFWGHELKKQVSEYQDRLPGRVITACNVDFSGIGEPDFEKKVIGQLEESYRLGARAIKVWRNLGMDVRDTEGKRVPIDDPRLDCIWRKAGELGMPVIFHTADPSAYWYPVDENNERFLALQAKARPWGHKWAFPWGPLFHTVRSTLEDPPAKIRLVRHPELLYYATNIYPDPLPSKEELIRQRDNVIRRHPRTIFVGAHLGCFPEDLQWVSKELDSMPNYFVEISEAVSELGRQPYTARNFLIKYQDRVLFGTDGQPNIETYRRTFRFLETFDEYFDYPWRERFPQGEWKIYGVGLPDEVLKKIYHENAERIFGAPGLPRAGQPGT from the coding sequence ATGAGACGTCGGAAGAGCGCCGGGACTTGGGTTCTGATGATCGCAACCCTCATCGCCATCTTGCCGGGCTTATGGCTGATCAAATATTATCGGGATCGCTTTGTGCAGCCAAGCGAGTGGCCGAGGATCGATCAATTTCACCCGAAGACCCTAATCCATGTACGTCAGACAACCATTCTTCGCGCGCGGTACCCAGTTTTCGATACCCATGTCCACCTCGCCTGCTCGCATCTCACGGCCCACGAACTCGAGGCGATTATGGATTCGTGCGGGGTCGTAAGGGTGCTTAACCTGGAGATAAACGGATTTTGGGGCCACGAACTGAAAAAGCAGGTATCGGAGTACCAGGACCGTCTTCCGGGAAGGGTGATCACCGCGTGCAATGTGGACTTCTCGGGGATTGGCGAGCCCGACTTCGAGAAGAAGGTGATCGGGCAGCTGGAGGAAAGCTACCGGCTGGGCGCCCGTGCGATCAAGGTGTGGAGAAACTTGGGCATGGATGTGCGGGACACCGAAGGAAAGCGTGTTCCCATCGATGATCCGCGCCTGGACTGCATCTGGAGGAAGGCGGGCGAGTTGGGCATGCCCGTGATTTTCCACACGGCCGATCCCTCGGCCTACTGGTATCCTGTGGATGAGAACAACGAAAGGTTCCTGGCTTTGCAGGCTAAGGCACGCCCGTGGGGTCACAAATGGGCCTTCCCTTGGGGGCCTCTTTTCCATACGGTGCGGAGCACACTGGAAGACCCGCCGGCGAAGATTCGGCTGGTTCGACACCCGGAATTGCTCTACTATGCGACCAACATCTATCCCGACCCACTTCCGTCCAAAGAGGAGCTCATTCGGCAGAGGGATAACGTAATCCGACGTCATCCACGGACCATCTTTGTCGGAGCCCACCTGGGCTGCTTTCCCGAAGACTTGCAGTGGGTCTCGAAAGAGCTGGACAGCATGCCCAACTACTTTGTCGAGATTTCAGAAGCCGTTTCGGAGCTGGGTAGACAGCCCTATACAGCGAGAAATTTCCTGATCAAGTACCAGGACCGAGTTCTTTTCGGTACGGACGGACAACCGAATATCGAGACCTACCGTCGTACCTTCCGCTTCTTGGAGACGTTCGACGAGTATTTCGATTACCCGTGGCGAGAAAGATTTCCGCAGGGAGAGTGGAAGATCTACGGGGTGGGGTTACCGGATGAGGTCCTTAAGAAGATCTACCATGAGAATGCAGAGCGGATCTTTGGGGCTCCCGGTCTACCTCGCGCCGGACAACCCGGTACTTGA
- a CDS encoding amidohydrolase — translation MWKRRILVALAFVALFYITLGGVLLLDFARRPYPPAPTINEYEPIVMLHVERHFVAKPRFPVIDVHSHPAESGLPVEAIVRAMDEAGVERVVDLNGGWGEGLRRLISRYELRFPGRFVVFANLNLRGINAPGFGQEQAQELDQSVRAGARGLKIWKNLGMELRNPDGSFVRVDDERFKPIWQKAAELGIPVLMHTADPTAFWLPLTAENERFEEMFLARKLGWRYFISAQGGIPPKNELLRQRENLLQENPGTIFIGAHMGMLSDDLQYLGQLLDRFPNFYVDISDVVYDLGRQPYTSRDFFLKYQDRILFGIDLYPEADVYRDYYRFLETWDEYFPYPRYDKRHGRWKIYGIGLPDSVLRKVYYLNAQKLLRLPEAFAS, via the coding sequence ATGTGGAAAAGAAGGATCCTGGTGGCTTTGGCCTTTGTGGCCTTGTTCTACATCACGCTCGGCGGGGTACTACTCCTGGACTTCGCCCGGCGTCCATACCCTCCGGCCCCAACGATCAACGAGTACGAACCGATCGTGATGCTCCACGTGGAGCGACATTTCGTGGCGAAGCCGCGCTTCCCCGTGATCGACGTGCACTCCCATCCCGCGGAGAGCGGACTTCCGGTCGAGGCGATTGTGCGCGCCATGGACGAGGCGGGGGTCGAGCGCGTTGTGGACCTCAACGGCGGGTGGGGAGAAGGCTTAAGACGTCTCATCAGCCGCTACGAGCTGCGCTTCCCGGGTCGATTCGTTGTGTTTGCAAACCTCAACCTGCGAGGGATCAATGCCCCAGGCTTTGGACAAGAGCAGGCGCAAGAGCTGGATCAGTCAGTGCGGGCAGGGGCTCGGGGCCTCAAGATCTGGAAGAACCTGGGCATGGAGTTACGGAATCCGGACGGTAGCTTTGTCCGCGTGGACGACGAGCGCTTCAAACCCATCTGGCAAAAAGCAGCCGAATTAGGAATCCCAGTCCTGATGCACACCGCTGACCCGACCGCCTTTTGGCTGCCCCTGACGGCGGAGAATGAGCGCTTCGAGGAGATGTTCTTGGCCCGGAAGTTGGGGTGGCGGTACTTCATCTCCGCGCAGGGAGGTATCCCTCCGAAGAATGAGCTCCTCCGTCAACGGGAAAACCTGCTGCAAGAGAACCCTGGGACTATCTTCATCGGAGCCCATATGGGAATGCTCTCGGATGACCTCCAGTACCTGGGTCAGCTCTTAGACCGCTTCCCAAACTTCTATGTCGACATTTCGGATGTAGTGTACGATCTCGGCCGCCAGCCCTATACCAGCCGGGATTTCTTCCTGAAGTACCAAGATCGGATCCTCTTCGGAATCGATCTCTACCCGGAGGCGGACGTTTATCGGGACTACTATCGCTTCCTGGAGACATGGGACGAGTACTTTCCCTATCCGCGATACGATAAACGTCACGGTCGGTGGAAGATCTACGGGATCGGCTTGCCGGATTCGGTGTTGCGCAAGGTCTATTACCTAAACGCCCAGAAGCTGTTGCGACTCCCCGAGGCTTTCGCGAGCTGA
- a CDS encoding amidohydrolase, whose amino-acid sequence MKRTVAYAIGIVFTFYLVEAIALIADFARRPFPPAPTIEEYDPIPLLRVEHHLIARAKFPVIDIHAHPSWSGLPPETLVEILDEVGVRCVVDLNGGWGEGLKRAVERYGLKYPDRFLVFANLNYRRIASPDFGAEQAKLLEEAVSYGARGLKIWKDLGTTLCDDEGRPIPLDDARLQPIWQKAGELGIPVLIHTADPSAFWLPLDASNERYREIRLAKKFGWPWHIIGPDSPPKQELLRQRERMLERNPGTIFIAAHMGMVVEDLAYLGRLLDRYPNLYVDLSAVVCDLGRIPYTARDFFLRYQDRILFGSDVYPRADVYRDYFRFLETFDEYIDYPVRELGQGNWKIYGIGLPDSVLRKIYYTNAQRVLGIRIVD is encoded by the coding sequence ATGAAACGCACCGTGGCGTACGCGATCGGGATCGTTTTCACGTTCTATTTGGTTGAAGCGATCGCCCTCATCGCGGACTTCGCGCGGAGGCCTTTCCCACCAGCCCCGACCATCGAGGAGTACGACCCCATTCCCCTGCTGCGCGTGGAGCATCACCTCATCGCCAGGGCAAAATTCCCCGTGATCGATATCCATGCCCATCCTAGCTGGTCCGGATTGCCTCCCGAGACCCTGGTCGAAATCCTGGACGAAGTGGGGGTGCGGTGCGTCGTCGACCTCAACGGTGGCTGGGGGGAAGGATTGAAGCGAGCTGTGGAGCGCTACGGACTGAAGTATCCGGACCGCTTCTTGGTTTTCGCCAACCTGAACTACAGGCGGATTGCCTCGCCGGATTTCGGAGCCGAACAGGCAAAGCTCCTGGAAGAGGCTGTCTCCTACGGTGCAAGGGGCCTGAAGATTTGGAAAGACTTGGGCACCACCCTGTGTGACGATGAGGGCAGGCCCATTCCCCTTGACGATGCGAGGCTCCAGCCCATTTGGCAGAAAGCAGGAGAGCTCGGCATCCCTGTTCTGATCCATACTGCCGATCCCTCGGCATTCTGGCTACCATTGGACGCGAGCAATGAGCGCTACCGCGAAATCCGTCTGGCGAAGAAGTTTGGCTGGCCCTGGCACATCATCGGGCCCGACTCGCCGCCTAAACAGGAGCTTCTTCGTCAGCGGGAGAGGATGCTCGAACGCAATCCAGGGACGATTTTCATCGCCGCCCATATGGGCATGGTCGTTGAGGATCTTGCCTACCTTGGAAGACTGCTCGACCGCTACCCTAACCTCTACGTGGACCTCTCTGCGGTGGTCTGCGATTTGGGACGCATCCCCTACACGGCCCGCGATTTTTTCCTCCGCTACCAGGATCGAATCCTGTTTGGCAGCGATGTCTACCCGCGCGCGGACGTCTACCGGGACTACTTCCGGTTCCTGGAGACGTTCGACGAGTACATAGACTACCCAGTCCGGGAGCTTGGTCAGGGTAACTGGAAGATCTACGGTATTGGGTTGCCGGACAGCGTACTGCGAAAGATCTACTACACGAACGCCCAACGGGTGCTGGGCATCCGAATTGTCGACTGA